A genomic window from Flavobacterium azooxidireducens includes:
- a CDS encoding phosphoglycerate mutase family protein — protein sequence MKKLFFILVFMNFSIGYSQSETTIYFIRHAEKADSSPNPELSEEGIKRSVRWTKLFEKIHIDVFYTTLTRRTQMTCSTVATSKQKDILFYDHKKFTVQEIIAKHSGKIILVVGHSNTISQQINDFLGEEIYQQIDENEFGNLYTITVKGDRIEHKLTHHN from the coding sequence ATGAAAAAATTGTTTTTTATATTGGTGTTTATGAATTTTTCGATTGGCTATTCACAATCCGAAACTACCATCTACTTCATTCGCCACGCCGAAAAAGCGGATAGTTCGCCAAATCCTGAACTTTCAGAAGAAGGCATTAAAAGATCCGTTCGTTGGACAAAACTTTTTGAAAAAATACACATTGATGTTTTTTACACCACGTTAACCCGCAGAACACAAATGACGTGCAGCACAGTTGCTACATCCAAACAAAAAGACATACTATTTTATGATCATAAGAAATTTACTGTTCAAGAAATCATCGCCAAACACTCCGGAAAAATAATTTTGGTGGTGGGTCACAGTAATACAATCTCGCAACAAATCAATGATTTTTTAGGCGAAGAAATCTACCAACAAATTGATGAAAATGAATTCGGTAATCTTTATACAATAACTGTGAAAGGTGATAGAATTGAACACAAACTTACTCATCACAATTAA